One segment of Lytechinus pictus isolate F3 Inbred chromosome 13, Lp3.0, whole genome shotgun sequence DNA contains the following:
- the LOC129275096 gene encoding vacuolar-sorting protein SNF8-like, whose product MRRAAGLGKINKQKLAQAKYKDKGSEIAEDQLNQMSRQLEVFRTNLEEFAANHKSEIKKNPEFRMQFQDMCATIGVDPLASGKGFWSEMLGVGDFYYEIGVQIIEVCLATQHRNGGLMNLEELLHKVRTTRGKTKQAQDVSLDDIIRAIKKLKVLGNGFGLHRLDDGRFIVQSVPAELSMDHTSVLNIAQGTGCVSLPDLQNKLKWEEDRARLVMDQLVKEGLVWVDDQDRSGRLYWFPGLFPET is encoded by the exons GCCAAGTACAAAGACAAGGGATCTGAAATTGCGGAGGATCAGTTGAATCAGATGAGTCGCCAGCTTGAGGTTTTCAGGACCAACCTGGAAGAGTTTGCTGCAAATCATAAATCAGAGATCAAGAAGAACCCAGAGTTTAGGATGCAGTTTCAAGATATGTGTGCCACTATAGGAGTCGATCCATTAGCAT CCGGGAAAGGATTCTGGTCAGAGATGTTAGGCGTTGGAGATTTCTACTATGAAATTGGCGTTCAGATCATTGAGGTGTGTCTGGCAACGCAGCATCGGAACGGAGGTCTCATGAACCTGGAAGAACTGCTCCACAAGGTTAGGACAACAAGAGGAAAGACAAAGCAAGCCCAGGATGTCAGTCT CGATGACATCATCAGAGCAATCAAGAAACTGAAAGTTTTAGGGAATGGATTTGGCCTCCATCGCCTTGATGATGGCCGCTTTATTGTTCAGTCTGTTCCAGCAGAACTCAGTATGGATCATACAAGTGTTCTCAATATTGCACAG GGTACTGGCTGTGTTTCTCTCCCAGAtctacaaaacaaattgaaatggGAAGAAGACAGAGCGAGATTAGTTATG GATCAACTGGTCAAGGAGGGTCTAGTCTGGGTGGACGATCAAGACCGGTCCGGCAGGCTCTATTGGTTTCCAGGACTCTTCCCAGAAACTTGA